TCGTGTTGTTCTTCGTTTCGTGGGCGTTGCATGCGCTCGGCGGCGCCAGCGCCTTCAACGAGGAGCAGATCCAGCACGGGCTGCCGGCCGTCTCGGTGTGGGGATATGTGACCACCGCGCAGTTCTGGTTCGAGTCGATGCAGAACTGGCAGAGCGAGTTCGTCGCCGTCGCGGCGATCATCGGGTTGTCGATCTTCTTGCGGCAGCGCGGATCTGCCGAGTCGAAGCCCGTGGCGGATCCGCACCGCGAAACGAGCGCCTGACTCCCGGCGATTTGTGTGCGTTTAGGAGCGCTGACCGCTCGCGAATGCACACAAATCGCCAGAAAAAAGCGCCCCCGGCAGGATTCGAACCTGCGACACCGGCTTTAGGAGAGCCGTGCTCTATCCCCTGAGCTACGAGGGCCTGACCGCTGGCAGCTTACCGTTTCACCGCGTGCGTCCCGGCCGGCCGGGGAATCGGTTTTGGCAATTTTGACAAAACGTGTCCCGAAACCGCCCCGACGAGCCGCCCCCGCCCAGTAGCCTCCCAGCCGTGGAGCTGAAGTTACAGCGCGTCGGCGCATGGTGCGGAACCGCGATGATCGTCCTTTACAGCGTGTGCTTTTCCGGCATCGCGAAACTCTTCCCGCCGATGTCCCCGACGGACACCGCCGAACAGACCGACGCATTCCTGACCACCGAAAATCTCTGGGTGCGCTTCGGGCTCGCGGGTGCGTTGCTCGCGGCCGCGCTCGCCCTGCCCTTCCACGCGGTGATCGTGCTGCGCCTTCGTCGCGCCGAGGGGCAATGGGGCATGCTCACGCTGACCCAGCTGCTCGCTGCCGCGATCTTCACCCCCGCGATGATGTTCTCGCTGATGGCGTTGGCGGCGGCGGCTTTTCGCGCCGGGCAGCGCGATCCGGAGATCACCCAGGCGTTCAGCGACTTCTTCTGGCTGTGGTTCATCGGCATCGTCGGCACCATCGTCATGCAGAACATCACGCTGGCGATCGCATCGTTCACCGACAAGAGCGATCCCCCGACGTTCCCGCGGTGGTACGGCTTCCTCAACCTCTGGGTCGCGATGCTGTCGCTGCCGGGCTGCGTCGTGGTGGCTATGAGCACCGGGCCCCTCGCCTGGAACGGCGTGTTCGCCTATTACCTGCCGGGGCTCGCGTTGATCGTCTGGATGATCGGCACCACCGTCGTGCTGCTGAAGTCGATCACGGCGCAGGAAGCCGCCGAAAGTCAGCTGGCCGCGGCGCAGTGACAGCGGCGTCGACGCTGCCGGGCGAACCCTCCGCCCGGCGGATTCCCGGCGAGTCCGGCACCTGGGTGTTCCTGTTCGGCGACATGCTGGTGTTCGGCGTCTTCTTCATCACCTTCATGGTCGAGCGGGCGAAGGCCCCCGACGTGTTCGACGTCGCGCGCACATCGCTGCACATCGGGGTCGGCGTCACCAACACCATCGTGCTGTTGACCAGCTCGCTGTGCGTCGTCGTCGCGCTCGGAGCCCTCCGTTCCGGCGCGAAATCCATTGCAAGCAACGCTGTTTCCGCGGCAATGGTGTTCGGCCTGGCGTTCATCGGGCTCAAGGTGTTCGAGTACGTCTCGCTGGCCAGTGCCGGCCACGGTCCCGGCGCCAACAACTTCTTCCTGTACTACTTCATCCTGACCGGGCTGCACCTGTTCCACGTGTGCGTCGGCATCGCGGTGCTGGTGGTACTGCGCGCCCAGACCCGGCGGCCGGAACTCAGCGCCACCCGGATGTCGGTCGTCGAGGGCGGCGCGTGCTTCTGGCATCTGGTGGATCTGTTGTGGATCTTCCTGTTCGCACTGCTGTATCTGGTGAGCTGATGAAGGGTCCCTCCGTGCTGCAGCTGGTCCGCAACCGGGCGGGCTTCTCCTGGCTGGTGCTCATTGCGGCGACGGTGCTGTCGTGGGCCGTCGGCGCCGAACACGGCACCGGTTCGATCGTGGCGGTCGTCGTGCTGGCGATCGCGGCGATCAAGGTGCGTCTCGTCGGCCTGGACTTCATGGAGCTGCGTCACGCGCCGATACCGTTGCGCGTGATGTTCGAGGCCTACTGCTTCATCATGTGGGCGGTGCTGTCGGGCCTGTACCTCTGGCTGTAAAGCTGTAGTCAGCGCAGTTCCTCGATCACCTTCGCGAACACCTCACCGTGCTGCTGCTGCACGGTGATGTACGTGACGCCGTAGGTGTCGCGGAGCTCGCGGATCCGGTCGGCGATGTCCTTGGGTGTGCCGGAGAACACCGCGGGCGTGCGCAGCATCTCGTCCTCGGACAGCTCGGGCAGGAAGCGTCGCACGAGCGACAGGTCGGGGACCCCCGAGTTGTCGGTGGGCAGGGCGATCACCGACAGGTTCAGTTCCAGCTCGTCGAAGCGATCGCCCGCCGCGTCGCGGATGAATCCGATGCGGTCGGCGAGCGGATCGCCGTCCGGTCCGATCGGGGCGCCGCCCGTCAGCCCGATGATGTTCGCCCGCTGCGCGGCGAGGGTCAGCAGCTTGTTGCCGTTGCCGGCGATGAGGATCGGCACGTCGGGGGCGTGCTCGTTCATGTGCTCGGTGACGTGTCGCAGCCACTCGACCCGCTGGCCCGCGGTCGGATACGGCAACTCGGCCTGCTCGAACTCGTCCTTGACGTATCCCGCGCCGAGACCAAGGTCGAAGCGTCCCCCGCTGAGGTCGCGCAGCGTTGTGACGTCGCGGGCCAGCAGCGCGGGCCGGTAGAAGCCGGCGTTGAGAACGAACGTGCCGACCCGCAGCTTCTCGGTCGCCATGGCCATCGCCGTCATCATCGGGAACGGCGCAGTCGTGTAGAGGTGGTCGGCCATGTGGATGATGTCGTAGCCCATGCCCTCCGCACGGCGCGCCCAGTCCTGGACGGACTTTTGACGACGTGCGGCCTGCAGCCCGACACCGAACCGGAAATCTCTGACCATCAGCCGATAGTAGGAGTTTTGCGGGCCATGTTTAGGAGATGTCGGTGGCGGGCATGATTTCTGCCGCCGACCTACCACCTAAGGACTTTGCAGCCGATCCGGTCCGTCGTGAGCCCGTCTCCGACGGGCCGGATCAATTTTCAGCCCATGGCCACTCATCCCACCATCGGTGTCGAAGAGGAATTCCTCCTCACCGACCCCTCCTGCGGAGAACCGGTCGCCGTCAACAAGACGGTCGCCGGTGAGGCGGCCGAACGCGGAGTGAAACTGCAGCTCGAGCTGACCAGTTGTCAGGTCGAGACCGCCACCGACGTCGTCGGCGGCACCTCGGAACTCGCCGATCAGCTGCACAGACTGCGTCGTATCGCAGCGGAGGCCGCCGAAGCCGCCGGTGCCCGGCTACTTGCCGTCGGGCTCCCACCCACGGTGCCGCACGAGTTCCCCATCACCGACACACCGCGGTATCGCGAGATCGCCGACAAGTTCGGGATGATCGCGCACGAGCAGGGCATCTGCGGCGCCCATGTACACGTCGCCGTGCCCAGCCGCGAGGCCGCGATACGCGTCAGCAATCGGCTGCGGCCATGGCTGCCGCTGCTGCTGGCGCTGACCGCGAACTCCGCGGTGTACCGCAACACCGACACCGGATACGCCAGCTGGCGCAGTGTGCTGTGGGCACGATGGCCGAGCGCCGGCCCGCCGCCCGAGTTCGACTCCGTCGACGAGTACGACGCCGTCGTGCACATGCTGCAACACGCGGGCGCGATCCTCGACGACGGCATGGTCTATTGGGACGTGCGCCCCTCGGCCAACTTTCCGACCATCGAGGTGCGCGTCGCCGACGTACCCGCGACCGTGGCCGAGACGGTGTTGTTGGCCGCGCTCGTCCGCGCGGCGGTGATGACGGCGCTCGACGACGAGGCACACCGCGAGCCGATGCCGACGCTGACCCCGCACGCATTGCGGGCCGCGTACTGGCGAGCGGCACGCGACGGCCTCGACGGCGAAGCTCTCGATCTCGTCGAAAGCCACGAAAGCGCCCCCGCGCGAACACTGTTGGGCCGCATGGTCGAGCACGTACGGCCCGCGCTGGAGGCCGTCGGCGACTACGAGTTGGTCACCGGCGAGCTGGACCGCATCGCCGGGCAGGGCAACGGGGCGATGCGGCAGCGACGGGCGTGGCAGCGACGCCACGACGTCGACGACGTGATCGCCGAGGCGGCCGCCGCGACGCTGGACGGGGTCAGGTGAGTCGCAACGCCGCGAAGGGTTCGGTGGTGGGCTGTGGGGATCCGCCCGGGGGTTCGACGGTGAACGCCAGCGTGCTCGACCCGTCGAGATCCGGCAGTACCGCCGTGGTCGACGGCGCCACCGCCTGGGCGTCCATCGTGCCCGCGGAATGCGGTCCCTCGTCGTTGATCAACCACATCTGATAGACGGTGCCGGTCTGCGGCGGCGGGACATTGTTCATCACGAGCACGCCCGCGTTCTTCTCACGCGAGAACACCACCGTCGCGGTGCCGCCGCCGGGGATGTCGCCGAAGACGGTGCGCACGTCCGGCGCCGCGAAGACCTGCTCGGCGGTGGACGCCGGCGGTGCCGGGCGCAGCGCCAGTCCGACGCCGAGCGCACCGAGTCCGATGACGACCGCGGCCGCGGCGGCCAGAATCGTCGCGCGCCACGGCCTGGGCTTCGGCCGCAGCGTTACGACCGGGGCGGCGCTGACACCGCGCAGCACCCGGTCGCGCAGTTCGTCGGGGGGTTCGATTGCGGTGGCGGCCGAGATCACCGCCATGGTTTCGCGGACCGCCCGCACCTCGTCGTCGAAGGCCCGCGCGACCTCGGGCGGGGCGGCTGCGATGCGGCGCTCGATGTCGGCGCGCTCGGCCTCGGGTATCGCGTGCAGCGCGTATGGCGTCGCGAGGGCGATCAGGTCGTCAGTCGGTTGCGTCATGACAGCCCCAAACAACGGCGTAGGCCGCGAATGGCGTCGCGCATCCGGGATTTGATCGTCGCGAGGTTGGCCGACAGGCGCTCAGAGACCTGGACGTAGGTCAGGCCGTCGTAGTAGGCGAGCTGGATGGCCTCGCGCTGGGTGTCGGTCAGCGAGCCGAGACAGTCGGCGACCTGCTGTCGCTCCTCCCGCAGCAGCACCGCGTCGGCGACCTGGTCGGATGGTAGTTCGACGTTGGCGGCACCGTAGCGGGACTCACGCTGGCTGCCGGCCTGCTCGGAGCGCACGCGGTCCACCGCTCGCCGGTGGGCCAGGGTCAGCAGCCACGACAACGGCGATCCCGCGGCGGGGTTGTACGCGTCCGCGGTGCGCCACACCTGCAGGTAGATGTCCTGCGTGGTTTCCTCGCTGTAGCCGGGATCGCGCAGCACCCGGGTGACCAGGCCGAATACCCGCGCACGGGTCTGGTCGTAGAACGTCGCGAACGCGTCGACGTCCTGCTGGGCCACCCGACGCAGCAGCTGGTCGAGGTCCGTGGTCACAGGTCGTAGCCTATCGACCGCCGTCGGCACCGTCACGGTAATCGTGATCTGGGCGGAAACGGGACGAAAAACGAAGTACGGGAACGGTATTCGCCGAATCCGGGTCGGTTGGCCATGTACTTCTCGGTGAGCCGGGCGCCGGTGGCGTACACCAGGAAGTACGTCATCAGCACCGGCGACAACACCGTGGTCAACGAGATCGGACCCGCGATGCTCGCCAGCCACAGCCCCCACCACACGCAGGCGTCGCCGAAATAGTTCGGGTGCCTGGTCCACGCCCACAGTCCGCGATCCATGATGACGCCCTTGTTGGCGGGGTCGGCCTTGAACCGGCGCAACTGGTGATCGCCGACGGCCTCGAATAACAGACCGACGGTCCACAGCGTGACACCGGCGATCAGCAGCAGGGGTAGCGGCGTCGGCCCGAGGACGGCCGAAAGTTGCAGCGGCAGAGAGACAAACCACGTCGCCGCGGCCTGGATCACGAATACCTTGCGGATGACGTGACCCGCCGAGAAGTCGCCGCGCAGCAGGTCCCGGTAGCGCGGATCTTCGCCCTTGCCAGCCGATTTGACGATCATGTGCCAGGCCAGCCGCAAGCCCCACACCGCGACGAGCGCGAGGAGCAGCAGCCGTCGGAACAGATCACCCGAGCCGAGGGCGGCGGCGACGGCGGCCACCGCGACGAAGCCGATCCCCCACGCGGTGTCGACGACGTTGTAGCGGCCGATGCGACGGCCGATCAGGAACGTCGTGCCGTGCACCACGACGAGGACGGCCAACGAGGCCGCGGTGACGACTAGGAATTCCATCGGGGCCGTCCTGACGGTGCGAATGTCCACTGATACACATCGAGATACCCGGACCGGAACCCGGCTTCGGAATACGCCAGGTAGAGCTCCCACATCCGGTGAAACACCTCGTCGAAACCCAACAACGCCACGGCATCACGTCGTGCCGTGAAGCGCTCCCGCCAGATGCGCAGCGTCTCGGCGTAGTGCGGTTGCAGCGAGACCATGTCGACCGTACGCAGCCGGGTGCTGGACTCGGTGATTCCGATGATCGCCTCGGTGGAGGGCAGGAGTCCGCCGGGGAAGATGTACTTCTGGATCCACGTGTGGGTCTTGCGGGTGGCCAGCATGCGCTCGTGCGGCATGGTGATGGCCTGAATCGCGACCCGGCCGCCCGGTGTCACCAGCCGGTCGAGGGTTTGAAAGTACTTGGGCCAGAACTGGTATCCGACCGCCTCGACCATCTCGACCGACAGCACGGCGTCATAGCGGCCCTCGACGTCGCGGTAGTCGCACAGGTCGATCTCCACCCGATCGGACACGCCCGCCTCGGCCACCCGCTGCCGGGCCAGTCGCTGCTGTTCGGCCGACAGGGTGACCGAACGGACCTGCGCCCCGCGCGCCGCGGCGCGGATGGACAGTTCACCCCAGCCGGTGCCGATTTCGAGCACCCGGGATCCGGGCCCGACGAGCGCGGTGTCGAGAAGCCGATCGATCTTCCGTCGCTGCGCGTCCGGCAGCGCCGTCTCGTCGGACGGCAGGGTGTCGAAGAGTGCGCTCGAGTACGTCATCGTCTCGTCGAGGAACTCGGCGAACAGCGCATTTGACAGATCGTAGTGCTCGGCGATGTTGCGCCGGGCCTGTTCGCGGTTGTTGTGCTGCGACGACGGTTGCCGTACAACGGCGAGCGGACGGAAACGTTGCAGGGCAGGGGGAATCAGCTCGCTCAGCCGCTTGCCGAACTCGGTGAGCAGGCCGACGAGGTCCGTGGAGCTCCAGTCGCCGGCCATATACGACTCGCCGAAGCCGATGAGCCCGTAGCGTCCGACCCGGCGAACCATCGCGCCGGGTCGGTGCACGACCATGGTCGGCAGGGTGGGGTCGGCGGCGCCGACGACGGTGCCGTCGGGGTAGACGACGCGAATCGGCAACCGTGCGGCTGCGCGGCGGAACAGCCGGTCCGCGATGGTTCCGGCGAGGCCGCTGAAGGACCCGCCGGGGATCTGTGCCACATCGGGCCATCGGTCGGAATCGATTGTGGCAGAGCGGGGTAGCGTCAGTTCGATGCTCACGACTGGGTGACTCTTTCTTTGTCGATGGATTCGCGAGGTACGACGGGAACTCGTCGCAGCCAGAGGGTGATGCCTTGGATTCGGATACCGAGCGCGCCCATCAGCGGCGCGACCGGCGCGGCGAGTTGCAGCCGCAGGATCTCGACGATGCCAGCACGCCGCCGGGTTCCGCGCATGGTGACGACGAATGCGGGTTGGTTCTCCCGGTGCAGCGAAATCCGCACGTCGAGGTTTTCGTCGGGCCGAGGGGCCGTCACGAGGTAGTAGCCGTCCACCGCGTTGAACGGCGAGACGTACAGCTGCTTCATGACGATGGCGGGGTGCTCGGTATCGGGTGGCAGCAGGTAGGCGTGGCGTCCGCCGTAGGTGTTGTGCACCTCGGCGATGATGTGCCGAAGTGTCCCGTCGGCGTCGTGGCACCAGTAGAGGCTCAGCGGGTTGAAAACATAGCCGAGTACGCGGGCCTGCAACAGCGCGGTGATCCGGCCGCCGCGCAGGTCGACACCGCGCTCAGCGAGGAACGCGTCGATGCGTTGCCGCAGAGTGTCATTCGGCTCGTCGGTGGCATCGAAGTGGTCGCGTGCGTCGAATCGGGCGAACGGGCACAGCCACCAGGGGAGTTGCGGTAGATCGTCGACGTCGACATACCAGCTGTATCCGCGGTGCTCGAAGTGGTGGTGCACCGGGGCACGACGGAGATGGGTGATCCGGGTGCGGTAGATGGCCGGGCTCAACATGTCAGTACCTCCAGTGCTGCGGCCGGCCATTCGGCGCCGAGGTGCTGCGCCGCCCGTAATCCCGACGCCGCACCGTCCTCGTGGAAACCCCAACCGTGGTAGGCGCCCGCAAACACGATGCGGTCGTCGTTCAATGTCGGTAAGAGTCGTTGGGCCGCAACGGAATCCGGCGTGTACATCGGATGGCTGTAGGTCATCTCGGCGAGCACGGTGGCCGGGTCGACACGGTCCTCGCCCCCGAGCGTGACGAGGAAGCGGGTGTCGCCGCCCAGGCGCATCAGTCGGGTGACGTCGTAGGTGATGAGCACCTGCTGGTTGTCTGAGGTGGCCAGGTAGTTCCACGATGCCCGGGCACGGCGATGTGTGGGCAGCACCGAGTCGTCGGTGTGCAGCTGCGCGTGGTTGGTGCTGTACCCGATTGCGCCGAGCACCGACCGCTCGACGGACGTCGGCTCGGCGAGCATCAGCAGCGCCTGGTCGGGATGCGTCGCGATGACGGCCGCGTCGAACAGTTGCGGTCCGTTGACGCAGCCGGACACCTCGACGCCGTCGGCTACCCGCCGCACGGAGCGCACCGCGGTGCCGAGGCGCACCTCGTCGATGACGTTGGCCACGGCGTCGACATAGGTGACGGACCCGCCGACCACCGTCCGCCAGGTTGGGGAGTTGAAGACGGAGAGCATCCCGTGGTGTTCCAGGAACACGAACAGGTAGCGGGCCGGATAGTGCAGCGACAGCCCCGGCGGCGACGACCACACCGCCGCGATCAGCGGTGTCATGAAGTGGTCGACGAAGTAGGACGAGAAGCCGTGGCGGGCGAGGAATTCGCCGACCGTCTCGTCGTCGCCGTCACTCTCGAGCAGGCGCAGCGCCGCCCGGTGAAAGCGTTTGACCTCGGCCAGCATGTACAGGTAGCGCGGACGGGTGAGTGACGACCACGACGGGAACAACCCGCCGAGTCCACGGGCGCCCGCATATTCCAGTCCGGTCGCATCGTCGCGGGCCGACATCGACATGTCGGTCTCGCGGGTCTCGATACCGAGCTCGTCGAACAGTCGGCACAGCGTCGGATAGGTGCGGTCGTTGTGGACCAGGAACGCCGAGTCGACGGCGACTATCTCGCCGTCGTCGCGCTGGATCTGGTGGGTGTGAGCGTGACCGCCGAGCCGGGTATCGGCCTCGTAGAGGGTCACGCGGTCGCGTAGTGCCAGCACATAGGCTGCGATCAGTCCGGATACGCCGCTACCGATGACAGCGACAGAGCGTTGGGAGGGATGCATGCGGTCCACATCCCCTATTCGGAGCCACGTGAACCCCGGATGGCTCTATGTCGAAGGCAGTTCCCAGGACCGCGCGGTGGCGACGAGCCCCTGCACCAACGCGGACGTCGCGGGGCAGAGGCCGTCGTCGCCGGGAAGCTGACTGCGCGGGCTGATACCGCGTATCCGTGGAGTGAGTTCGAGCTGTGCGCCACCCCCGCGCACGCGGTTCACCGGATTGTCGGGGTGCAGGCCGCGCAGCTCGCGGGGGATCGCGTCGATGTCGGTGACGACCTGATAGCCCGGCACCGTGACATGCCGCGCGAGGTGCTCGGCCAGCGCGCGATTGCGGCCGCCGGCGAGCAGTTGGGTGCTGCGGCCGATCCGGCCGTACCCGTGCAGCGACACCGCCACGTCGACATGATCGAGGAACTCCGCGAGCCGCTCGGATTCCGCCGCGTGATAGCGGGCCGACGGCAGATGGTGGCCGTAGTTCTCGGGATGGCGAACCACGTACAGCGAAGCGTCCGCTGCATCGGCGGCACGCTCGGCGATGACGTCCGTCGTCTGTTCCAAACCGCCGCCGTGGATCGCCATGAACCCGAACCGCGACCGCAGCGTCAATTCCTCGGTGACGCCCGGTTCGGCGAGGAGCTCCGAGAACGACTGTGGTGCAGGTGAACTCGGCTTGGGGGTGCTGTCGGGCCACTGGGCGGGATCCCATCGCCGCAGGAATTCGATCCACTTCTGCGGTAGACCGTGGTGGCGGGCGCCGTCGACGATGCGTTCCAGATAGCCCGGCCGCGGCGGCCCCGGCTCTACGCGATGATCGATGTACACCCACGCCTGATACGGCCCGTCATCGGTGTGCACGGTGAGCCGGTCGCGGCGATACCGCACCGGGACGCCTTCCGCGCTGTCGAGGGTGGCGAGGTCGTGATCGGTGAGCTGCCACAACACGCCGTGCACCTGCGAGCCGTCGAACGGTTCGACGGTCGCCACACCCCGTTCGTTGATCAGCCAGTCGTGGTCGGCCAGCATCGCGGGCCGCGGGTCGATCGCACCCGGGCACCGCCGCGCCATCTGTCGAACACAGAGGTTCGACCCGTAGGCGAAGTACGTATGCCGCATTCAGCCCTTCACGGTCAGGTAGATCAGCACCACGTTCAGCACAGTAATCAACGCGGCGACAATCCACCCGAAAGCGGTGGTCAGGCGGTGGTTGATGTCGTCGCCCATCAAGGCGCGGTCGCTGGTCAGACGCACCAGCGGGATCAGTGCGAACGGGATCCCGAACGACAGCACAACCTGGGACAACACCAGCGCGCGGCTCGCGTCGATGCCGACCGCCAGAACCGCGAGTGCGGGAACCAGGGTGATCAGCCGGCGCGCCACCATCGGGATGGAGACGTGCAGCAGGCCTTGCATGATCATGGCGCCGGCATAGGCACCGACCGACGACGACGCGAGACCCGACGCGAGCAGCCCGATAGCGAACAGCAACGCGACCGTCGGCCCCAACGCGCCTCCCACCGCGGCGTGCGCACCCTCGATCGAATCCGTGTTCTCCTGCCCCTGAAGGTTTGTCGCGGCGACGAGCAGCATCGCCAGGTTGACCGCGCCGGCCACCACCATCGCGACGCCGACGTCCCAGCGGGTCACGCGCAGCAGCATGCGGCGCATCGGACCCGGATCGGGGTGGCCGTGGCGGTCGCGCGCGAGGCCGGAGTGCAGATACACCGCATGCGGCATGACGGTCGCGCCGAGCATCGCCGCCGCCAGCAGCACGCTTTCCGTGCCTGCGAACTTCGGCACCAGCCCGGCGGCAACCTGGTCGACGGGCGGCGGTGAGACGAACAGGCTGGTGAGAAATCCGATCGCGATGACAAGCAGCAGGCCGGTGATGACGCGTTCGAACATCTGCTGGCCCCGGCGATCCTTGACCATCAGCAGCAGCAGCGAGACGGCTCCGGTGATCACACCGCCGGTCAGCAGGGGTAGATCGAAGAGCAGGTACAACGCGATCGCACCGCCCATCACCTCGGCGAGATCGGTTGCCATTGCGACTAATTCGGCTTGCAGCCAGTAGACCAGCCGGGTCCGACGTCGCATTCTGCCGCCGACGGCCTCGGGCAGCGACAGTCCGCTGACGAGCCCCAGCTTCGCCGAGAGGTACTGCACCAGGCACGCCATCGCGTTGGCCACCACAACGACCCAGACGAGCAGGAACCCGAACTGCGCGCCTGCGCTGACGTTCGCGGCGACGTTCCCGGGGTCGACGTACGCGATCGCGGCGACGAAAGCGGGACCGAGCAGCATCCAGCTCGGCCGTACCCGCACGTCAGCGCGCTGTGCCAACCAACCCACCTTCTATCGGACAAGCGAATAGAAAAGTTAGGTTAGCCGAAACCTCCCGCGGAGTGAACTAGCGGGGGTCTGCCTGTCTCTGCTGGGCTTGAAACCCTTACCAGCCCCAGCCGCCGATCCCGATGACCAGGCCGCCGCCCCAGAAGGGTCCCCAGTTGCCGTAGTTGTTGACCGGTTGGGGGGAGGTGACGATCTGGGCGCTGCCGTTGGTCTGGCACTGCGTTGTGGTCGGACCGACGTTGATGCATTCGGGCGCCGCCGAAGCGACTGGCGCGGCGGCGAACGCGCACACGCTCACCATCGCGAATAGCGTTGCGGCAGAACATGTTCTCAACCGCATGATGGGCCTCCTTAGGCCGCAGTAACGGTGGTCAGCGGCCGCCGTGGCCGCCGCCACCTCCGCCGCCACCGTGATAGCCGCCGAAGCCACCCATGATGAGAGCGGGGCCGTAGAACTCGTCGTCCCACGGATACAGATAGTCCGGCTCGGCCGGCGTGGCGTTGATCTGCACGTTGCCCGGCGTTGCGCATTCGGTCGTCGAACCGCCGAGCACCTCTGCGCCACCAGTATCGGTGCACTGGGGCAGTGTGGACCCGGTTTGGGCGCCCGCCATCGGTGCAGTGAATGCCGTACTTATGCAGACACCTGCGAAAAGCGTTGCGAGACAGCGAACTTGACGTCGCACGGGCGTCTCCTAGGCTGGGACGTCTAACCCCTCATCAGGGGAAGAAGAAGCCTTCGCCGCCGAACATGTCGCCCCACGGACCGACGTACTCCTGCTCGGCGGGCGTGGAGTTGATCTGCACGTTGCCTGGCGTTGCGCATTCGGTCGTTGAGCCGCCGAGAGCTTCGGCGCCACCGGTGTCGACACATTGTGGGAGGCCCGACGCGCGGGCCGGCTCCTGCGCTGGCGCGGGGGCAGGTTCAGGAGCCGGAGGCGCCGGTTGGGCGATGGCCGCGGGGGCCGTCAAGATCGCGGCTGCTGCTCCGGCAGCAACAAAGAGCGGAGTGATGTGTCGAAGCTTGGTCCGCATAGGCGCGCCCTTCTCTCTAAAGGTATCCCCGGCTTAGTGCACAGAGTACAGGCCTTTTCCGGTGATCAGCGGTAGGTCCAGCGTCGTCCGGATCCCGGGCGGAGCGGCGACGACCGCGGGGATCGCGTTGACGACGCGGGCGGCCGTCGCGACCAGTCCGGCGTGGTTGTGGTCGCCGTTGCGGCTGCTCAGGCAGAGGTCGAGGGCGTAGGAAGGTTCACCGGTGATCTCGATGCGGTAGGAGCCGCCTTCCTGCGCCGGTTGCGGCCAGTCGGGCCGCAGGCCGTTGCGCAACCGGGTGACGTGTTCCAGCACGACGGCGACGTTGCCGTCCTTGCGGCCCTGCACTTCGAACCGAAGC
The nucleotide sequence above comes from Mycolicibacterium moriokaense. Encoded proteins:
- a CDS encoding cytochrome c oxidase subunit 3, encoding MTAASTLPGEPSARRIPGESGTWVFLFGDMLVFGVFFITFMVERAKAPDVFDVARTSLHIGVGVTNTIVLLTSSLCVVVALGALRSGAKSIASNAVSAAMVFGLAFIGLKVFEYVSLASAGHGPGANNFFLYYFILTGLHLFHVCVGIAVLVVLRAQTRRPELSATRMSVVEGGACFWHLVDLLWIFLFALLYLVS
- a CDS encoding cytochrome C oxidase subunit IV family protein, which translates into the protein MKGPSVLQLVRNRAGFSWLVLIAATVLSWAVGAEHGTGSIVAVVVLAIAAIKVRLVGLDFMELRHAPIPLRVMFEAYCFIMWAVLSGLYLWL
- a CDS encoding TIGR03621 family F420-dependent LLM class oxidoreductase, coding for MVRDFRFGVGLQAARRQKSVQDWARRAEGMGYDIIHMADHLYTTAPFPMMTAMAMATEKLRVGTFVLNAGFYRPALLARDVTTLRDLSGGRFDLGLGAGYVKDEFEQAELPYPTAGQRVEWLRHVTEHMNEHAPDVPILIAGNGNKLLTLAAQRANIIGLTGGAPIGPDGDPLADRIGFIRDAAGDRFDELELNLSVIALPTDNSGVPDLSLVRRFLPELSEDEMLRTPAVFSGTPKDIADRIRELRDTYGVTYITVQQQHGEVFAKVIEELR
- a CDS encoding glutamate--cysteine ligase, with protein sequence MATHPTIGVEEEFLLTDPSCGEPVAVNKTVAGEAAERGVKLQLELTSCQVETATDVVGGTSELADQLHRLRRIAAEAAEAAGARLLAVGLPPTVPHEFPITDTPRYREIADKFGMIAHEQGICGAHVHVAVPSREAAIRVSNRLRPWLPLLLALTANSAVYRNTDTGYASWRSVLWARWPSAGPPPEFDSVDEYDAVVHMLQHAGAILDDGMVYWDVRPSANFPTIEVRVADVPATVAETVLLAALVRAAVMTALDDEAHREPMPTLTPHALRAAYWRAARDGLDGEALDLVESHESAPARTLLGRMVEHVRPALEAVGDYELVTGELDRIAGQGNGAMRQRRAWQRRHDVDDVIAEAAAATLDGVR
- a CDS encoding anti-sigma factor → MTQPTDDLIALATPYALHAIPEAERADIERRIAAAPPEVARAFDDEVRAVRETMAVISAATAIEPPDELRDRVLRGVSAAPVVTLRPKPRPWRATILAAAAAVVIGLGALGVGLALRPAPPASTAEQVFAAPDVRTVFGDIPGGGTATVVFSREKNAGVLVMNNVPPPQTGTVYQMWLINDEGPHSAGTMDAQAVAPSTTAVLPDLDGSSTLAFTVEPPGGSPQPTTEPFAALRLT
- a CDS encoding sigma-70 family RNA polymerase sigma factor, with product MTVPTAVDRLRPVTTDLDQLLRRVAQQDVDAFATFYDQTRARVFGLVTRVLRDPGYSEETTQDIYLQVWRTADAYNPAAGSPLSWLLTLAHRRAVDRVRSEQAGSQRESRYGAANVELPSDQVADAVLLREERQQVADCLGSLTDTQREAIQLAYYDGLTYVQVSERLSANLATIKSRMRDAIRGLRRCLGLS
- a CDS encoding DUF1295 domain-containing protein; protein product: MEFLVVTAASLAVLVVVHGTTFLIGRRIGRYNVVDTAWGIGFVAVAAVAAALGSGDLFRRLLLLALVAVWGLRLAWHMIVKSAGKGEDPRYRDLLRGDFSAGHVIRKVFVIQAAATWFVSLPLQLSAVLGPTPLPLLLIAGVTLWTVGLLFEAVGDHQLRRFKADPANKGVIMDRGLWAWTRHPNYFGDACVWWGLWLASIAGPISLTTVLSPVLMTYFLVYATGARLTEKYMANRPGFGEYRSRTSFFVPFPPRSRLP
- a CDS encoding class I SAM-dependent methyltransferase → MSIELTLPRSATIDSDRWPDVAQIPGGSFSGLAGTIADRLFRRAAARLPIRVVYPDGTVVGAADPTLPTMVVHRPGAMVRRVGRYGLIGFGESYMAGDWSSTDLVGLLTEFGKRLSELIPPALQRFRPLAVVRQPSSQHNNREQARRNIAEHYDLSNALFAEFLDETMTYSSALFDTLPSDETALPDAQRRKIDRLLDTALVGPGSRVLEIGTGWGELSIRAAARGAQVRSVTLSAEQQRLARQRVAEAGVSDRVEIDLCDYRDVEGRYDAVLSVEMVEAVGYQFWPKYFQTLDRLVTPGGRVAIQAITMPHERMLATRKTHTWIQKYIFPGGLLPSTEAIIGITESSTRLRTVDMVSLQPHYAETLRIWRERFTARRDAVALLGFDEVFHRMWELYLAYSEAGFRSGYLDVYQWTFAPSGRPRWNS
- a CDS encoding DUF1365 domain-containing protein, encoding MLSPAIYRTRITHLRRAPVHHHFEHRGYSWYVDVDDLPQLPWWLCPFARFDARDHFDATDEPNDTLRQRIDAFLAERGVDLRGGRITALLQARVLGYVFNPLSLYWCHDADGTLRHIIAEVHNTYGGRHAYLLPPDTEHPAIVMKQLYVSPFNAVDGYYLVTAPRPDENLDVRISLHRENQPAFVVTMRGTRRRAGIVEILRLQLAAPVAPLMGALGIRIQGITLWLRRVPVVPRESIDKERVTQS